The genomic region TGCTGATGCGCCGCCCACAAACCTTTTCGCGCAGTTTGGGGCAAATGCTGACTGCCTTTATGCCTTGCTTTATGCGCGGTTTGAGCGTGGTCGGCACGCTTGCCATGTTTCTTATCGGCGGCGTACTGGTCGCCCACAACCTCGGCCTTCTGCACGATTTCCTGCACGCGCAACACTGGGACGCTGGCTGGGCGGAGTACTTCGCCAACCTCGTTGTCGGGCTGCTTTCCGGTTCGATTGCCTGCGCCCCCGCCTTGCCGCTGATGAATCGTTTCGGCAGGCATTGATTTCTTTTTCAAATACCGATGCCGTTTGAAAGATGTTCAGACGGTATCTTCCGAACAGACAGATGAATATGGTTTCCAAACTGGACAAATACTGGCAGCACCCCGCCCTCTACTGGCCTTTGCTCATCCTTTTTGCCGCCGCCACCCCCTTTACCTTCGCACCCTACTACCACTTTTGGCTGATGCCCTTGATTTTCGGTGCCTTCGTCCGCCTCATCGAACTGCGTCCGCGTTTTGCTGTCTCTTCCGCCTACCTGTTCGGCCTGACCGCATACACGACACAGTTCTACTGGATACACACCGCCCTGCACGACGTTTCCGGCCTGCCCGACCTCTATGCCGTACCGCTGACCTTCCTACTCCCCGCCTACCTTGCCCTTTATCCGGCACTGTGTTTCTGGCTGTGGAAAAAATTTACCCTGCCTCGGGGCATAAAAATCGGTTTGGTACTGCCCATCCTGTGGACACTGACCGAGTTTGCCCGCGAACGTTTCCTGACCGGATTCGGCTGGGGCGCAATCGGCTACTCCCAAATCACCCCGGACAGCCCGCTCGCCGGCTTTGCCCCATTTGGCGGCATCCACATGGTTACACTGGCAACCGCCTTTCTCGGTGTCTGGCTGGTTTTGGCGAGTGATAACACCGCACGTTCGGGCAAACGCCTGCTTCCAATTATCCTGATTGCCGCCCTGCTTGCCGCAGGCTACACCGCCCGACAAACCGACTTCACCCGCCCCGACGGCAGCCGCAGCACCGTCGCCCTGCTTCAAGGCAACATCGACCAAACCCTCAAATGGCGTGAAGACCAAGTCATCCCGACCATACAGAAATATTACGAACAGGTCGGCAAAACCACTGCCGACATCGTCATCCTGCCCGAAACCGCCATCCCCGTCATGCGCCAAAACCTGCCGGAAAACATACTGGCAAAATTTGCCGAACAGGCGCAAAACAACGGCAGCGCGCTCGCCGTCGGCATCAGCCAATACACTTCGGACGGCAACGGTTACGAAAACGCCGTCATCAACCTGACCGGTTATCAGGAAAACAATCAGGACGGCATCCCCTACTACGCCAAAAACCACCTCGTCCCCTTCGGCGAATACAAACCGCTGCCCTTCCTGACCACGCCGCTTTACAAAATGATGAATATGCCCCTTTCCGACTTCCGCAAAGGCGGCGGTAAGCAATCCGCCCTGCTGATGAAAAACCAAAAAATCGCCTTCAACATCTGTTACGAAGACGGATTCGGCGACGAACTGATTGCCGCCGCCAAAGATGCCACACTGCTTGCCAATGCCAGCAATATGGCGTGGTACGGAAAATCCAACGCCATGTACCAGCACCTCCAACAATCGCAGGCGCGGGCTATGGAACTCGGACGCTATATGGTCCGTGCCACCAACACCGGCGCAACCGCCATCATCTCCCCCAAAGGCAACATCATCGCCCAAGCCCAACCCGATACGGAAACCGTATTGGAAGGACACATCAAAGGCTATGTCGGCGAAACGCCCTATATGAAAACCGGCAGTTCATGGTGGTTGATGGGCATATTGACCCTAGCCGCACTGATTCTTTTCATCTTCCGAAACAAAGAACACTGATACCTGCACAGCCCGTCCAGACGGGCTGTCTTTTTTCAAACCGGCTGTTTACATACAACTACGTATGTAATATAATTCCGAAATCGGATTGAGCCATCAGGTTTACAAAATCAATCAAACCTGCCTTACAAAATTTTCCTGTCTTTCAAACCTTAGCGCATATCTCCTGCCAAACATACAAAATACAAGCCAAGCAGTGATATACTGCATCCCAACACAGCAAACCGCCGATACGCAGTTTCAGCCGAAAGGAAATGCCCCAAATGAATAACGCTTTCGCATTACCCGCCATCCAAAGCGGCAACGGCAGCCTCGAACAATACATCCACACCGTCAACAGCATCCCGATGCTGTCCCAGGAAGAAGAAACCCGCCTCGCCGAACGCCGGATAAAGGGCGACCTCAACGCCGCCAAACAACTCATCCTGTCCCACCTGCGCGTCGTCGTTTCCATCGCGCGCGGCTATGACGGCTACGGGCTGAATCAGGCAGACCTGATTCAGGAAGGCAATATCGGACTGATGAAGGCGGTCAAACGCTACGAGCCAGGTCGAGGCGCGCGTCTGTTTTCATTTGCCGTACACTGGATTAAAGCCGAAATCCACGAGTTTATTTTGAGAAACTGGCGTTTGGTTCGCGTTGCCACCACCAAACCGCAACGCAAGCTGTTTTTCAATTTACGCAGTATGCGTAAAAACCTCAACGCCCTGTCTCCCAAAGAGGCACAAGACATCGCCGACGATTTGGGTGTCAAACTTTCCGAAGTTCTGGAAATGGAACAGCGCATGACGGGACACGACATCGCCATCATGGCAGACAACAGCGACGACGAGGACAGTTTCGCCCCCATCGACTGGCTTGCCGACCACGATTCCGAACCGAGCCGACAACTATCGAAACAGGCGCATTACGCCCTGCAAACAGAAGGTTTACAAAACGCTTTGGCGCAACTGGATGACAGGAGCCGCCGTATTGTGGAAAGCCGCTGGCTTCAAGACGACGGCGGGCTGACGCTGCACCAGCTTGCTGCAGAATACGGCGTCTCTGCCGAGCGCATCCGCCAGATTGAAGCAAAAGCCATGCAGAAACTGCGTGGTTTCCTGACCGAAGAAGCCGAAGCGGTTTGAAATAGACATAATTAAACACCCGACAAGCCGGTTTGTCGGGTGTTTTTTTATAATAGAAACCCCAATGAGGCTTGTGTATCGTGCTGTACACGATTTTATCCGTCCACGCCGTTGCAATTGCCGAAATCAAAAAGCAGACATGCACCAGACACTGCCGCATCAGCTGCTTTTCCGACAGATTGGCGGAATTGATATAGTGGATTAACAAAAATCAGGACAAGGCGGCGAAGCCGCAGACAGTACAAATAGTACGGAACCGATTCACTTGGTGCTTCAGCACCTTAGAGAATCGTTCTCTTTGAGCTAAGGCGAGGCAACGCCGTACTGGTTTTGGTTAATCCACTATACATTTCCCTTCCTTGCAGCAACAAAAGAGCGTGATTCCAATCTGCCGCTGCAAAACCTTCAATTTTTCACACCCGAAAACGCTTGCCGCCATACAGATGTGATATATTGATTCCATTTTAACGGGCTTCGGAGAACGACATGAGCAGCGGAAATATCCACATCCACAGCATGACCGGCTTTGCCAACGCGGCGGCAGAGTGCGGCAGCAAACGCATCAACCTCGACATCCGCGCCGTCAACCACCGCTTTTTGGACATTCAAATCAGGATGCCGGATGATTTGCGCTATTTGGAAAGCGGTATCCGCGAGAAAATTTCATCCCATATCGCGCGCGGCAAAGTCGAATGCAAAATCCAAATTCAAGATACGGAAAACAGCAGACAGTCCTTGGAACTCAACTCGGATTTGGTGAACCAGCTTGCCGAAATCAACAAAAACCTCCGCAAGCATCACGATTTGGCAAAACTGGGCGTTGCCGACATCCTGCGTTTCCCCGGCGTATTGGCAAGCCAAAGGGAAAATACGGAGGAATTGGCAAAAAGCATTACCGAACTGACCGAAAAAGCGTTAAAAGACTTTACTGCCGCACGCCGGCGCGAAGGGAAAAAATTGGGCGAGCACCTGTTACAACGCCTCGAAAGCATGGAAGAAATCATAGATGCATTGAGCGAACTCTTTCCTACCCTGCTGGAAACACATAAAGAAAAAATCCGCGCCCGCCTCGTCGAAGCAGTCGGCGACATCAATAATGACAGGCTGCAACAGGAATTTGCCCTCTTTATTCAAAAATCCGACATCGACGAAGAATTCAGCCGCCTGCGCACGCATATCGACGAAGTACGCCGCATCGTTACCGAACACAAAGGCAGCAGCGGAAAACGCTTGGATTTCCTGATGCAGGAATTAAACCGCGAAGCCAACACTTTGGGCAGCAAATCCATTGCCGCCGAATGCACCCAAGCCTCGGTCGAACTGAAAGTCTTAATCGAGCAGATGCGGGAACAAGTGCAGAATATCGAATAATCGGTTTCCCCGATAACCAAATGCCGTCTGAAAGCCCTTTCAGACGGCATTTTTTCAGTTTGAAACCTTTGCGGTATAAAGGCTTAAGGCTTTCCTTTGACCGCCACCAATCTTGTTCCTGCAAGAAAATCATACAGAAACTGCCGATCGGGATTCAGCAGTGCGAACCCCCACGGTAAAATCAGCCAAATCAATGCCGCGCCGGCCGCGCCCTTGGGCGGAATGCCGAGGAAGTGGCGTAATCCGGCATAAGCAAGCATAGGAATGAAGACGATAAATATGCACGCCCAAATAAAGCGCAGGCGCAGCAGGTGCAAAGACGGCTGTATGCCGTTAAGGTCGCACAAGCCGATTTTCCATGTCCTCATCGCCAAGGTCTGCCCCTGACCGTGCCAGTTGGCGCGAAAATAAAGCCACCATGATCCCATTATCAGGATACTCGTTACCAATGCAGAAACCGCGATAGAAACGGGATTCAGAAAAATGGCGGCAATACCGGCAAACAATGCTGCCAAACAGGTTGCCGCACCGACCAGCAGCATTTCGTACAGCATGGCGGCAAAGCGGCGTTTGAGCGGGGCGGTTTTCAGTGTCATCATCTTTTCAATCAGAATATGCCGTCTGAAACGCCAACAGGCTTCAGACGGCATTCATACAGATATGCCTCGGACGGTTAACGGTGCGGACGTTTCTGACCGCGCGACTGTTTTGCCGCCATTTGATTGATTTCCTGACGTGTCGGGCGTTTTTTGAACATAGCGTGCGCCTCGTCCACCGAACATTTTTGCGACAGGCAGATCAGGGTAATCGCATCTTTTTGGTGTTGTCCGCCGCTGTGGTACATACGGCGCAGGTTTGCCTCGTTGATTCTGCCTTTTTCGGGATCGATGTCGAATTTTTTCAGACGTTCGATAAACTGGCGTTGCTGTCGGCGGGATGTCCAAACAAAGCCGCCCGCAGCGGCGGCGACGATGACGGCGGCAAGCAGGATGGCAAGCGGCCAGGAATCGACAATCAATACGATAATGAGGCTTAAAACGGCGGTGGTCAGTAAAATCAGGCCGCCCAAGCGCAGTTTGGTCTTATTGTCCATAGGGTTGATGTTCCTTTATTGAGGTGGTCGTGCCGTCTGAAATGTTTTCGGACGGATTGGTGAATACTTTTCAGGATTAACGGTATTTTACAGTATTTTCGGATTTTGGGGATTACCGCTTTATTCCGCCAGCGACACGACAAGCCGTTTGAATACCGTCCATGCGTCGCCCTCTTCCGCGCCTTTGATGATTCGGTCGATTTGGGCGCAGGTTTTGAGCGCGTCAAGCAGGCGGACGACGGAAATCCGCTTGACCGCAAGCGGTGCGAGCGTCTGCTTGTCGCCCCAAAGCCTGAGGCTGTTGCGGACGGATTGGATGCTCTGCCCCTGCTTCAGGGCGGCAGCAAGCCGGATCAGCGTCCGCACGTCTTCGGCAACCGCCCACAGCAACAGCACCGGTTCTTCGCCCTCTTCCCGCAATCCGTCCAAAAGCCTGCATACGCGCAGGACATCGCCCTTCATCCACGCGCCTGCCAGTTGGAACGCGTCGAAGCGGGCGACGTTGGCAACGGCGGTTTGCGCCTCATCGATATTGACGGTATGCCCTTTCGGATACAGCAGCCCGAGCTTGTCGATTTCCTGACGCGCCGCCAACAGATTGCCTTCCACGCGCTCAGCAAACAGTGCCAATGCGTCTGCCTCGATACCCAAACCGATTTTGTCCAGCCGTCCGCGTATCCATTGGGGCAAAGCCGCCGCGCCGACCGGTTTGGCTTCCCACACTTCCCCCTTTGCCGCCAATGCGGCAAACCATTTGGACTGGAGCTGGGTTTTCTCCAGTTTGGGCAGCAAAACCAGCGTTACCGTATCTTCCGGCAATCGGGCGGCAAAATCCTGCAACGCCTCGCCGCCGGTTTTGCCGGGTTTTCCGTTGGGGATATGCAGTTCCAACAGCTTCAAATCGGCAAACAGACCCGCACTGCCTGCGGTTTGCAACAGTTCGTTCCAATCGAAGGCATTGTCTGCCGTATAAACTTCCCGATTAAGGTAACCTTGTTTCTTCGCCGCCGCCCTCAATGCGTCCAATGCCTCGATACGCAACAGTTCTTCCTCGCCGTGGATGACGTACAGAGGTTTCAAAGGCGCGTCCGTATCAATGCGTCCGATATGTGCCGCCACGTCATTCCGCCTTCAGAAAGGTCAGGCGGCGGACAATCTGTTCGGCGGCATCCTGCCGCATTTCCGCCCACAATGCCGCTTCCTCTTCCTGTTTGCCCAAGATCTCGTTGTCGGCATAAGCAAGGACGCGGCGGACGGACACGGTCATCGGTTTGCCGACCGGCTCGCCGCGTTTCAATACCTGCGCTTCAACCGTCAATATCAAAAGATATTCGTTGATGACTGCCGCACGGGTAACGGTGTAGGTTTCCTTGTTTTGGGAAACGCTGTCTATACGCAGGGTCATCTGCGCGCCGGCAGCATCGTCCACCCTACCCGAAGCCTGATACAGCGCGGTTTCCAAAGGAAACTGCAATGCCTGTCCGCCTTCGATGTGCCAGCTCCGGTAGGTCAGCGGCGGAGAAATGCCGTCTGCACCTTTCAGGTGGAAACCGCACGCGCCCAGCATCAGCACTGCGGCAGTAAGAAACAGTTTGTTCATGGCTTGCCTTTCTCAAAAGCACAAAGTCGGTAGATTATATCAGCGGCGTGTTCAGACGGCATTGCCGTCCAGCCAAATCAAGCTCGCCATACGCCCTGTCGCTCCGTCGCGGCGGTAGGAAAAGAAAGTATCCCGTTCCAAAACCGTACAATGCGTGCCGCCATATACGCCGCCCACGCCTTCGCGCTTCAGAATCAGGCGGGCGAGCGCGTAAAGGTCGGCAAGGAATTTGCCGCTGCCTATGCCTTCAAATGCGGTGGCGGCTTCGGGCATGGGCGTGCAGAACGCATCAAACACATCCTGTCCGACTTCAAACGCATCCGCACTGATGGCGGGGCCGAGATACGCCATCATTTCGACGGGCGGAACCTTCATTGCGGCTATGGTGTTTTGCAGTACGCCGCCCGCCAAACCGCGCCAGCCCGCGTGTGCGGCGGCAACCGCCGTACCCGCCCTGTCGCAAAACAAAACAGGCAGACAGTCTGCGGTCATCACGGCACAGACGGCTTTACCCGTATCGTCCACGGAAGCGTCGGCATCGGGCGTGCCGTCCAATGCTTCGGCAGCATTGACGACGACGGTACTGTGGATTTGATTGAGGTAGGCAACGGGCAATCCGACCTGCTGTTGCACGATTTCGCGGTTGCGGCGCACGGCTTCGGGATTGTCGCCGACGTGCGTACCGAGGTTCAAACTCTGATACGCACCTTGGCTCACGCCGCCGTTGCGCGTGGTAATCAGGGTTTTCACATTGGCGGGCGCGGGCCAATCGGCGGTCAGGAAGTTTTTGCCTTTCGGGGCGAGATTTAGGGTTTCTGTGATGGTTTTCATTGGATATTGGAATAGGTGTGTGGCGGAAAGGGTTGATTAACTGCCTTCGGGGCAAATGAATGCTTGTTTTTTCGTCATTCCCACACAGGCGGGAATTCGGAGATTCGGGATTGTTTTCAAACGTTCGGGTTCGGATTCTTGCCGGTGCGGGAATGATGCCCTTATATATAGTGGATTAAATTTAAATCAGGACAAGGCGACGAAGCCGCAGACAGTACAAATAGTACGGCAAGGCGAGGCAACGCCGTACTGGTTTAAATTTAATCCACTATACTTTCTCCGAGCTTTATATGTTTCAACAGAGGACGGCACATCAAGCACCGCACTGCGTGTTGCCCGAACGAGACTGCCCTCCGATTAGATTCTATCGCTATAAACAGACGGGTTTCAACCGAAAAGGAATGGGAATGAAGTCCGTTTCCGACACCTCTCGGGCGATGCCGTCTGAAAACCAATCTCCACTTTCAGACGGCATTGTTTAGGCACGGTCATTTTGCAAATTAAGGTTAAGGCGTGTATGCTTGCCTTCCCTTAAAAACAAACACGCAACGCATTATTATGAATATCCTCAGTAAAATCAGCAGCTTTATCGGAAAAACATTTTCCCTCTGGGCCGCGCTCTTTGCCGCCGCCGCTTTTTTCGCGCCCGACACCTTCAAATGGGCGGGGCCTTATATTCCTTGGCTGTTGGGCATTATTATGTTCGGTATGGGTTTGACGCTCAAACCTTCCGACTTCGATATTTTGTTCAAACATCCCAAAGCCGTCATAATCGGCGTAATCGCACAATTCGCCATTATGCCGGCAACCGCCTGGCTGCTGTCCAAACTGTTGAACCTGCCTGCCGAAATCGCGGTCGGCGTGATTTTGGTCGGCTGCTGCCCGGGCGGTACGGCTTCCAATGTGATGACTTATCTGGCGCGTGGCAATGTGGCTTTGTCGGTTGCCGTTACGTCTGTTTCCACCCTGATTTCCCCATTGCTGACTCCCGCCATCTTCCTGATGCTTGCCGGCGAAATGCTGGAAATCCAAGCGGGCAGTATGTTGATGTCCATCGTCAAAATGGTTTTGCTCCCCATTGTTTTGGGTTTGATTGTCCATAAGGTTTTGGGCAGTAAAACCGAAAAGCTGACCGATGCGCTGCCGCTGGTTTCCGTTGCCGCCATCGTGCTGATTATCGGCGCGGTTGTTGGGGCAAGCAAAGGCAAGATTATGGAAAGCGGTCTGCTGATTTTTGCGGTTGTCGTACTCCACAACGGCATCGGCTACCTGCTCGGCTTCTTTGCCGCCAAATGGACCGGTCTGCCTTATGATGCACAAAAAACGCTGGCCATCGAAGTCGGTATGCAAAACTCGGGCCTGGCCGCCGCGCTTGCCGCCGCACACTTTGCCGTTGCGCCGGTCGTTGCCGTTCCGGGCGCATTGTTCAGCGTGTGGCACAATATCTCCGGCTCGCTGCTGGCAACTTATTGGGCGGCCAAAGCCGGTAAACATAAAAAACCCTAAACGCCTTTCATCATAATGCCGTCTGAACGGGGCAAACGAAACCGGCGGTTTCCGCCCGACCCCTTCAGACGGCCTTTGTTTGAAATCGGCGGGAACGATTGCCCGGCTGCTCCGGTTCGGCTGCCTGCGTTCGCCCCGCCTTTCAAGCCGCCTCACTCCCTTACATAAACCACTTCGACATCGTAGTCGTCTTCGTTCCAATCGTCATCGTCGTCCGCGCCGAATTTGTCCTGCCATTCCTCTTCATTGCTCAAAGACGAATCCAAACCGGCTTCAAGACGGAGGACAGACAATAAATGATATATGTCGTCCGGAATCGGTGCCTCAAACGAAACGGTTTCGCCGCTTTCCGGATGGGTAAAACTCAAGCGGTAGGCGTGCAACGCCTGACGCGCGCCCAGACTTTTAACGGCTTCTTTCACCGTGTCGCCGCACGGGTGGCGCGGGTTGCCGTAAACCGGGTCGCCGGCAAGCGGATGGTTGGCCTCACGCATATGGACGCGGATTTGGTGCGTCCTGCCTGTTTCGAGCGAGCATTCGATATAGCTGTGCGCCAGATAGCGTTCCAACACTTTGACGTGGGTAACGGCTGGTTTGCCGCCGAATTTGACGACTGCCATTTTCAGGCGGTTGTGCGGATCGCGTCCGATTTGGGTTTCGATTTTACCGTCAAAGGGAACGATGCCGTTGGCGACGGCGCGGTAAATGCGTTTGACCGTGCGTTCCTGAAGCTGCCGCACAAGGGAATTTTGCGCCGGCAGGGTTTTGGCAACCACCATCAGCCCGCTGGTTTCCTTGTCGAGGCGGTGGACGATGCCCGCGCGCGGAATTTGGGACAGCTCGGGGCAATGCGCCAACAGGCCGTTGAGCAGCGTCCCCGTCCAGTTGCCCGCCGCCGGATGCACCACCAGTCCGGCCGGTTTGTTGACGACGATGACGGTATCGTCTTCGTAAACAATATCCAAAGCCATAGGCTCTGGAACAAACGCCAGATTTTCCTCACTCGGACGGACGGTTACACGGATTTGCTCACCGCCTATCATTTTGTCTTTGGGTTGCGAAGGTTTATCGTTTACAATAACCGCGCCCTCTTTAATCCATAATGTCAGGCGGCTGCGCGAATAGTCGGGCAGAAGTTTCGCCAACACCGCATCCAACCGCCCGCCGGCAAGCTCGAGCGGAACGGTCAGACCGATACGGTTTTCAGTTTCGGAAGCTGACGCAAAGTCTGAATCGTCGCTATAATCGGATTCATTATCAAAGGAAGTATTCTGCATGAAAAAAATTCTTTTAACGGTTTCATTAGGTTTGGCACTGAGTGCCTGTGCCACTCAAGGTACGGTCGATAAAGATGCCCAGATTACCCAAGATTGGAGTGTGGAGAAGCTCTATGCCGAAGCCCAGGACGAGCTGAACAGCAGCAATTATACGCGGGCTGTCAAGTTATACGAAATCTTGGAATCGCGCTTCCCCACCAGCCGCCATGCCCGGCAGTCGCAACTGGATACCGCATACGCCTATTATAAAGACGATGAAAAAGACAAAGCTCTGGCGGCAATCGAACGCTTCCGCCGCCTTCACCCGCAACACCCGAATATGGATTACGCGCTGTATCTGCGCGGCTTGGTGCTGTTCAACGAAGACCAGTCCTTCCTGAACAAACTGGCCTCGCAAGACTGGTCCGACCGCGACCCGAAAGCCAACCGCGAAGCGTACCAGGCGTTTGCGGAACTCGTCCAACGCTTCCCCAACAGCAAATACGCCGCCGATGCGACCGCACGCATGGTCAAACTGGTCGATGCACTGGGCGGCAATGAAATGTCGGTGGCGCGCTACTACATGAAACGCGGCGCATATATCGCCGCCGCCAACCGCGCCCAAAAAATTATCGGCAGCTACCAAAATACACGCTATGTCGAAGAATCGCTCGCCATCTTGGAACTTGCCTACCAAAAACTCGGCAAACCACAGCTTGCCGCCGATACGCGCCGCGTGTTGGAAACCAACTTCCCGAAAAGCCCGTTTTTGACGCACGCTTGGCAGCCCGACGATATGCCTTGGTGGCGTTACTGGCATTAAGCCCATCCTCGAAATGCCGTCTGAAGCCCTTTCAGACGGCATTTTATGTTTCAAACCTCATTCAAACGGTTTTTTCTGCCAATAGAATTTATACCCTCTCAAACGTTGAGCCTTCACGCCGCCGCGCCCCAAGCCGAATTGCAGCGCGCCCGACAAATCGGTACGCAGCAGTTTGATGCCGTGTGCGCGGACACGGTTCTGCACCGCTTCGGTCGGATGTTTGTAGGCGTTGGCATAACCGCTTGACGCTACCGCATATTCCGGTGCGACCGTATGCAAAAACAACCCTGATGATGAAGTATTGCTGCCGTGATGCCCCAATACCAACACCTGGCTGTACAGGTTTGAGCCGTATTTTTTAACCAACTCCGCCTCGCCTTTCGTATCCAAATCGCCCGTTACCAGCAGTGCCGCACCACCAGCCACAACACGCAAAACACAACTTTTCCCATTATCATCGATGTTTTTGCGTTCAGACGGCATCAAAAACTCGAAATCCACGCCGTCCCATTGCCAACGCTGTTCCGCACAATGCCGCGCCCCCTCATAAAATTCCGGCTGCCCGGCATAAATCCCGCCGTTCGGTATCTTGCCGACTGCCTGAAAACCGCCGTCGTGGTCGCTGTCGTGATGCGACAGAACCAGCTTGTCCAAACGGCGGACACCCGCCGCATTCAAACTCGGCACAATCCCCATCTGCGCCGCCGCTGCCGTTCCGGTGTCAAACAAAAGATGATGATTTGCCGTCTGAACCGACACCGACAAACCCTGCCCCGCATCCCAAACCGTAACCGCAGCCTCATTTTCCGGCACGCTGGGCGGACGGTAAAACACAAACCCTGCCAACAGCAACACCGCCCACGGACGCAAACCCAAGCCGCGCGGCAGCAACAACAGCAAAGCGGCACACACCGCCAACACCAGCAGCGGCAAAGGTGCGGCGGCAACGGCAAACTCCGGCGACACACCGGCAAGCCATACCAAAAACCTCAAAGTATATTCTGCCAAGAATGCTGCCGCCTGCTGAAGCGGCGCAAACGGCACGACCGAACCCAGCAACGCCAGCGGCGTCAATACCCAAGAAAACCACGGAAT from Neisseria meningitidis harbors:
- a CDS encoding outer membrane protein assembly factor BamD codes for the protein MKKILLTVSLGLALSACATQGTVDKDAQITQDWSVEKLYAEAQDELNSSNYTRAVKLYEILESRFPTSRHARQSQLDTAYAYYKDDEKDKALAAIERFRRLHPQHPNMDYALYLRGLVLFNEDQSFLNKLASQDWSDRDPKANREAYQAFAELVQRFPNSKYAADATARMVKLVDALGGNEMSVARYYMKRGAYIAAANRAQKIIGSYQNTRYVEESLAILELAYQKLGKPQLAADTRRVLETNFPKSPFLTHAWQPDDMPWWRYWH